ATCGTGGTGAAGGCGAAAATCGCCAGGGCAATCGCTACCACGTAGTTGCCGAAGCCGGGCAGACCGGTCTCGAAGGCCAGGGAGGTGAGGGCCGCACCGGTTTCACCCGAAGTCCAGGCGCCGGAGGTGATAATCACCAGGCCGGTGATGCTGCACACGATGATGGTATCGATGAAGGTACCGAGCATCGCCACCATGCCCTGTTTGACCGGGTTCTTGGTCTGGGCGGCAGCGTGGGCGATGGGTGCGGAACCCAGGCCCGCTTCGTTGGAAAAGATACCGCGGGCGACACCAAAGCGGATAGCAGCCCAGACGGCGGCGCCGGCAAAGCCACCCTCGGCTGCGGCCGGGCTGAAGGCGTAGCTGAACACCATGCTCACGGCTGCCGGAATCTCACTGGCGTTGATGGCCAGAACAATCAGGCCCACCAGCACATAGGAGACTGCCATGAACGGCACCAGGGCACTGGCTACCTGGCCAATGCGCTTGATACCGCCAATCAGCACCAGTCCCACCATAATCATCAGCAGCACGCCGGTGATCCAGTGGGGCAGGCCGAAGTTGGCAGACAACACATCTGCCACCGAGTTGGCCTGCACCGTGTTGCCGATGCCAAAGGCCGCGATGGACGCAAACACCGCAAACAGGACACCAAGCCAGGCCCATTTCTTACCCAGGCCATTGCGGATGTAATACATGGGGCCACCGACATGGGCGCCGCGCTCGTCCACTTCACGATAGCGCACCGCCAGTACCGCCTCACCGTATTTGGTGGCCATACCCACCAGGGCGGTCAGCCACATCCAGAACAGGGCGCCGGGGCCACCCAGGAACACGGCGGTGGCAACACCGGCAATATTACCGGTGCCTACGGTGGCCGACAGGGCGGTCATCAGGGCCTGGAATGGCGGAATATCGCCGTCGTCCTCGTCACCGCGGGCACGGCCGCTCCACATCAGCCGGAACCCGGCGCCCAGTTTCAGGATCGGCATCAGCTTCAGGCCAATACTGAGAAACAGCCCGACCCCGAGGATCATTACCA
The window above is part of the Marinobacter sp. THAF197a genome. Proteins encoded here:
- a CDS encoding alanine/glycine:cation symporter family protein; amino-acid sequence: MEAISDFVSQINSLVWGPPMLVMILGVGLFLSIGLKLMPILKLGAGFRLMWSGRARGDEDDGDIPPFQALMTALSATVGTGNIAGVATAVFLGGPGALFWMWLTALVGMATKYGEAVLAVRYREVDERGAHVGGPMYYIRNGLGKKWAWLGVLFAVFASIAAFGIGNTVQANSVADVLSANFGLPHWITGVLLMIMVGLVLIGGIKRIGQVASALVPFMAVSYVLVGLIVLAINASEIPAAVSMVFSYAFSPAAAEGGFAGAAVWAAIRFGVARGIFSNEAGLGSAPIAHAAAQTKNPVKQGMVAMLGTFIDTIIVCSITGLVIITSGAWTSGETGAALTSLAFETGLPGFGNYVVAIALAIFAFTTIIGWSFYGERCIEFLFGVKAIVPYRVLWIVAIPVGATINLGFIWLVADTLNAMMALPNLIALLLLSPVVFKLTREHFEKQKALGVK